From the Aquirufa lenticrescens genome, the window TTCCGGTTTGTTCGTCACTAAATCGGATTTCAATTCTTGAATTCCTTGGATGCCTTCTTTTACGATGGCTGCACGAACCTTTTTCTCTAAATCTTGTAAAACAGCGAAGTCATCTCCAGCGATTTCGATCGAAATGGGCTTTCCTGTAGGCGGGCCATTATTTTCTCTCTCGATGGCAATTTCTACGCCGGCTAATGGATTTTTGGCAAAATCAGCTTGAATTTTACTCAAAATTTCACTCGTTTTCACACCACCACGTAACTGCAATTTCTCGAAAGCAATCGTCACCTTACTTTTGTGAGGCGTTGCTCCACGATCTGGTTGCATCGGATCTCCAGCATTCTTTCCTACATTGGAAATAACGGAGTTCACGATTTTGCTATACCCCTCTTTGTTCAAGAAAGCGAAGACACGCTTCTCGATCACTTTGGAAACCGAATCCGTAACGACCGCATCGGTACCAATCGGGTTTTTGGCATAAATATAGATGTAATCCGGATCGCCTGAAGGGAAGAAAACCACTTTAGGTTTCACCACACCCATTAATGCGATCGTGAAGATCAACAAGAAGAAAGAGGCAATCGTTGCGTAAATCGGACGCTTGCCCATTAATACCCACGAAATCAACTTGCGGTAATTCGTCTTGAAATTAGGCAAGGTAGTCTCTTGGAAAGGCACAATCCATTTCGGTGTGATCACAAAGTGATTAAATACATACAGGATGATGCACAACACAAAGAAGTTTCCAATGCCAAAGTGACCCAAGCCGAAGCCCATCACATAGCCGAAAACGGCTAAGCTCAACAAAATAAACACGGTACGACGGATATCAGCAAACTTAGGCGCCTTCACATCGTTCACTTCTTCATCGTGACGCTTCATAAACGTAATCGCGAACACCGGGTTCATGACATAAGCCACAAAAAGCGACGCAAAAAGCGTAATGATCAACGTGATAGGCAAGTATTTCATAAACTCACCCACGATCCCTGGCCAGAATAATAAAGGCAAGAATGGCGAAATCGTCGTTAACGTTCCTGATAATACCGGTACGAATACCTCAGAAGCGGCTAATTTCACCGACTCTGTAATGGTCAATTTCTTGAAGTTATTGAACAAACGGTGCGCATTTTCGATGACCACAATCGCATCATCCACCACAATACCTAGTCCTAAAAGGAAACCAAATAGAACGATAGTGTTTAAGCTAAAGTCTAGCGAAGGCATGAATAAGAAGGTTAACAGAGCCGATAAAGGCACGGATAGACCCACAAAAACCGCATCTCTAACGCCCATAAAGAACATTAATACGATAACCACAAATAAGAATCCAAGGATTACTGTGTTAATCAAATCAGCTAAATCGCCACGCGTACGTTCCGATTGATCCGCCGTCGTAGTGACCGTTAATCCCGCTGGATAACGCGTTTCTTTGAAATCTTCGATGGTTGCTTCAATGCGATCAGCCGCTGCGATGAGGTTCGCCCCAGAACGTTTAATGACGTTCAAGGTGATCACGGATTTGTTGTTCAAACGCGCAAAATCCTGCTTCTCTTCATAACTGTCCTTCACCTCAGCCACATCCTTTAAGCGGACACGCGCACCGGTAGAAGAACCGATCATTAAATTAGCTAATTGATCAATGGACTTTAACTCCCCAGTCACCCGAAGTGAACGACGCACTCCATTCACCGGTAAATCACCGCCCGAAATGTTCACGTTTTCTCCTTGAACGGCTGATTGAATATCATAGAATGTCAAACCATAACTCTGCATCTTGTACAAATCCAGGTTGATTTGGATCTCTCTTTTCAAGGCACCGATGATGTCTACGCGGTTAATTTCCGGCATACCCTCGATCTCGTCTTGTAAATCCTCTGCGTATTTCTTCAACTTATCGAGTGGATAATCCCCCGCGATGTTGATGTTCATAATCGGGAATTCAGAAAAGTTTACCTCAGCGACAGAAGGCTCGCGTGTTAAGTCTTTCGGCAAATCGGCAATCGCTTTGTCCACCGCATCTTGCGTACGTTGTTTCGCGATGGGGACGGTGACGTCCGTGTTGAATTCAACGATGATGACCGAAATATCTTGCAAAGCATTCGACTTCACACGCTTTACGCCCGTGATTGATTTGATTTGCTTTTCGATCGGTTTATTGATCGTGTTTTCGATATCCGAGGGAGTCGTTCCTGCGTAGACCGTTTGGATGACCATTTGTGGCACCACGATGTCTGGGAATTGTTCCTTAGGTAAGCTCGAATAGATTCCCATCCCCGCCACAAAAATGATGAACGTGAAGATGTAAACCGTCGTGCGGTTTTGGGCTAACCAGCCCACCATGTTATAGATCAAGCCTTTGCCTTCTGGCAATTGCTCATTTTTGATATTTTTTTCCATTTTCTACTTAGAAAGAGATGGCTGTACCATCCACTAAATCTTGAAATCCTTGTGTAATAAGTGAATCGCCCGCCTTTAATCCGTCTGTGATCTCCGCTTGACCGTTGTAGGTTAAGCCGATCGTAATTTGACGTGCACGTGCTACTTTTTTACCATTTTCCTCTACCGCGACATACACTAAATTACCTTTTTCGGTCTTTTGGATGATGTTTTCGCTGATCACGATCGCATTTTTCTTCGATGTATCGTTGATGTTAATCACCGCTAATAAGTTCGGCTTTAATTCACCACCTGCGTTCGGGATGCGTGCTTCGATGTCAAACGTACGAGTTAATGGGTTCACCATTTTAGACACTAATGAGATGCGCGCCTTTAATTCCTTGTTTAAATCGGGGAATTTGATGCTGATTTCGTCGCCTTGCTTCACGGTTCCTACATACGAATCCGCAATTTTAGCTGCGATCTTTAAGTTGCCTAAGTTCACGATTTGAACGATAGGTACACCAGGAGCGCCCATTTCACCTGCTTTTTGGCGAACTAATTCAATCGTTCCTGAGATCGGAGCTGTTACACGAGATAAACCTAATTGCGCTTTCAAGGTCACGATTCTTTTTTCCAATGACTCCATGTTCGACTTCGCGCTCAAGTATTGAACTTCCGTTCCGATTTGTTGATCCCAAAGCGCTTTTTGCTTCGTATAGATCGTCTTCGCTAACGATAATTGCTGACGAACTTCTTCTAATGACTCCTTTAAGATGTTGTTGTCCAAAGTCGCAATCAATTGGCCTTTAGACACCGACTGTCCCGCCACTACTGGCAATGACAAAATCACACCACCCGTTTGTGGGCTAACTAAAACCGTGTTTTCAGCGACTACATTTCCTTGTGCTTCTACGAAGTGCTGGAAGTTTTGTGGAGCTAATGGGCTCACGCTTACCGTGATGACCTTCGCAGTTGCTTGCTCTGAAGGCTTACCTACTTCTTTCTCCAAAGCAGCAATCTTTGCTTGGATTTCTTTTTCCTGACTCTTCAAGTCAGCTAATTCTTGCTTCTTATCTTTCGATCCGCATGCCGCGAATAAAATGATTCCACTTAGGAGGATGGCTATTTTTTTCATGATTCTATTAGTCTATGTATAGTGTACCGTTTGCTTTTTCTAATTCCACTTTCGCTACTAGGGCATTGTAAAGGGCCGTAAAATAGTTCGCTTGTGATTCTTTAATGGATGATTCTGCGTTCAAAACCTCTAAGTTTGAACCTACCCCTTGTTGGTATTTCACACGAGTCACGCGCGAAATCTCATTCGCTAAGTCTAGGTTCGCTTTTTGTTCTTTCATCGATTCCAACGCATTCTTCATCGTGATGCTCGCCTGAGAACGTTGTAAGTCGATGGACGACTTTAACAAGCTGTAAGACTGGCGCACCTTTTGTAAGTTGTTTGCTGATTGAACCGCTTTGTATTTCTTCGAAAATCCGTCAAAAATTGGGATTTGCAAGGCCACCGTAATCGCTGCATTATCGAACCATTGTTTGGTTACCAAATCACTGAAAGCATTCGCTCCCGCGTTATAACCATAGTTTGCGTTCAACACTAATCGAGGTAAATAACCTGCCTTGATGCTCTTCAAATCTAGTTCGGCTAAGTTCTCTTGTGTCTGCAAGATCGAATACTCGATGCGGTTCGCATAATTGAAATCACCTGCTGCATTGGTATTAAACGTCGCTAATTCCACTTTCTCTAAGCTCTCGCTCAAGCGAATCGGCTCTTCCATTGGGAAACCCATTTGGAATTTTAATAAAGCATAGCTCAATTCTTGTAAGCGATTCACATTCTCTAATTCCGTACGAAGGTTATTCGCTTGCACGTCTAAACGCTGTACATCAATTTTTTCAACGAAACCTTGCTTGTTTAATTCGCGTGTTTCCTTCAATAAGGTATCTAAGCGAGCTACATTTAAGGCTAAAAGGCTTTGGCGTTTTTCATTTACTAAAATCCCGTAATAGGCCTTCGTCACATTCTCCGCTACTTGTTGCTTTGATTGGGTAACTGACTTAACGGCAAGGTCCTTGTAAACGGTAGAGGCCTTCAAGCCTAATAGATAGGAACCGTCAAAAACCAGTTGGCTCAATCCAACACTCGCAAAACCGGAGTTATCTACACCGAATTTCGCTGCGATTAATTCTCCATCTGCAGCCGCAGGGTTGAATAATTTAGCTGGAATGAACGCACGTTGTAAGACGATGTTGTTCGTCAAAGCAACAGAGCCATTCACTTGTGGCAAGCCCATCGCTTTGATTTCATTGATCTTCGCACCTGCATTTTGCAAGTCGATTTGGCTATTTTTTACTTGAACTTGGTGCGTGATCGCATAGTCTACCGCCTGCTTTAGGCTGTAGGATTGTGCTTGCACTGCCCAGGAGGTCAGTAAAAATAGACCGACGTAGATTTTTCTTAGGCGGATCATTAGTTTAAATTGTTTTGGTAAGATGTGTAAAGTGTTAAACCTTTTTCAGTTAAAATGCCTCGCATGAAAATGTCCATCAGTGTTAGCTGGGTATCATACAAGGATAATTTATTGTTCGGATAAAAATCAGGGTTGAAGGCTAAATCCACTTCGGCCATGCGCAAGCGAGCTAATAATTCGAAATCAATATCATTTCTGAAATACCCGAATTGCGCCCCCTTCTTAAAGTCTGCGATTAGGTTTTCGTTAATGTATTTCTCTCCGTGATTCTTGAATAATTGAAAAGCGGTAGGGAAGAATTTTTGGATTTCAAAAAGCAAACGAGGGTTCATCTGCACTAGCATATCCTTCACCATCTCGAAAGACTTAAACATCTTTTCGATGACATTCGAATACAACTTATCCAGCTCCTCCCATTTCTTCATATCCTGCTCTACGAATGATTTTACAACCTCGTACACCATGGAATCCTTATCCGGAAAATGTTGATAAATCGTTTTTTTAGAAATCCCTAATTCGCTCGCAATCGCATCCATCGTCACGGTCTTGACCCCGTAGCGGAAGAATAATTCAGTTCCTTTTTCTAGAATGCGCGATTTCATTTGCTAAGCCCGTTGATTTATCGGGAAGCAAAACTATGGAAACTTTTGGAGACTACAAAGTTTTCTTGTATTATTTTAAGATTACCGGCCGGTTAAATTTGATTAACGGCCAAAATCATCCTGCAAACGGACGATATCCGATTCATCCGATGGGTGCTCCACATCCGTGTGTTGCCAAATCTCCGTCACCACTCCCCAATTGTCTAAACCGACCAAGCGATGGCGCATACCTGTGGGTAACGTAATCAATTCGCCTTCTTGATAAACGCCAGGAGCAGATTGCTCATCTGTCTCCGAGATTACTACACCAACGGGTCCTGAATTCACTGTCCAAACCTCCGCTCTGCGGAAATGGTATTGCCAAGACAAACGCTTCTCTGGCGCCACCACTAAAAACTTAGGGCTTAGCTTCTGCGTAATCTGAATCGCATCCATGGAAAGCTGTGGAAAGTACTGTGCTGCAAATTTTGCCGCCTGTGTTTCATCTAACACAAAGAAACCTCCCCAAGGGCGGTTGTGGTCTTTGTCGATAATCGTATAACCTTGAGAAAGGATGTAAGCCTCGACTTGTGCGAAGACTTCAGTAGCGGGTGTTGATGCAGAAAATTTCATAGTACAAAAATAAAAAAAAGACGGGAGAGCGTCCCGTCTTTTCTAATCTAATTATCGAATGGTCACTTAGAGTGTCCAGCCGTTGCGGTATTCGCGTTTCACGAATTGATTCGCCGCATCGAAGTTCGTGATGCGCATGTTTTTTGCATCCCACTCCAGCTTTTGACGACCTGTGAATTTCGCATTACGTCCCTCGCCCTCGCGTAACATGTACGAACGAATCGCCAGGTTACCCATTAAGACAGATTCCGTAAACGGTGCCGCATAATCGAATGGAGAACTTACTTCCATGTTACCGAAACCTGCTTTACAAGCCTCAACCCACTGCGTATTGTGTCCGCCATCTCCACCTTTCACACGCGCTAAGCTTGCTTTAGGAAGTTCAGACTCATCTACACGCGCTCCGTTTCTAAATACTTTAGGGTACATACCATACGTTCCGCAGGTCATGATACCTTTAGAACCGATTAAAATTACACC encodes:
- a CDS encoding efflux RND transporter permease subunit — its product is MVGWLAQNRTTVYIFTFIIFVAGMGIYSSLPKEQFPDIVVPQMVIQTVYAGTTPSDIENTINKPIEKQIKSITGVKRVKSNALQDISVIIVEFNTDVTVPIAKQRTQDAVDKAIADLPKDLTREPSVAEVNFSEFPIMNINIAGDYPLDKLKKYAEDLQDEIEGMPEINRVDIIGALKREIQINLDLYKMQSYGLTFYDIQSAVQGENVNISGGDLPVNGVRRSLRVTGELKSIDQLANLMIGSSTGARVRLKDVAEVKDSYEEKQDFARLNNKSVITLNVIKRSGANLIAAADRIEATIEDFKETRYPAGLTVTTTADQSERTRGDLADLINTVILGFLFVVIVLMFFMGVRDAVFVGLSVPLSALLTFLFMPSLDFSLNTIVLFGFLLGLGIVVDDAIVVIENAHRLFNNFKKLTITESVKLAASEVFVPVLSGTLTTISPFLPLLFWPGIVGEFMKYLPITLIITLFASLFVAYVMNPVFAITFMKRHDEEVNDVKAPKFADIRRTVFILLSLAVFGYVMGFGLGHFGIGNFFVLCIILYVFNHFVITPKWIVPFQETTLPNFKTNYRKLISWVLMGKRPIYATIASFFLLIFTIALMGVVKPKVVFFPSGDPDYIYIYAKNPIGTDAVVTDSVSKVIEKRVFAFLNKEGYSKIVNSVISNVGKNAGDPMQPDRGATPHKSKVTIAFEKLQLRGGVKTSEILSKIQADFAKNPLAGVEIAIERENNGPPTGKPISIEIAGDDFAVLQDLEKKVRAAIVKEGIQGIQELKSDLVTNKPEIIIDVDREKASREGISSAQVAMAVRTGLFGAEISKFRDTKDEYPIQLRLKGDSRNQIEKLLQMNVTYRDMNMGGALRQVPLNSIADIRYATSFSQINRKNQERVVTLGSDVVQGYNANEIVGELTTLFEGLEVPQGYTIRMGGEQEDQKESGTFLGVAFLAALVLIYLILATQFNSAVKPLIIFATILLSLIGVLLGFMAFGMTFSVIMSGVGIIALAGIVVKNGILLIEFIEELRFKRGYDLKEAIIEGGGIRLTPVLLTASAAVLGLIPLALGLSIDFVTLFTELNPHIFIGSDSAVFWGILAWTIIFGLTFSTILTLVIVPCMYYISERIKQKWFTKTV
- a CDS encoding efflux RND transporter periplasmic adaptor subunit; this translates as MKKIAILLSGIILFAACGSKDKKQELADLKSQEKEIQAKIAALEKEVGKPSEQATAKVITVSVSPLAPQNFQHFVEAQGNVVAENTVLVSPQTGGVILSLPVVAGQSVSKGQLIATLDNNILKESLEEVRQQLSLAKTIYTKQKALWDQQIGTEVQYLSAKSNMESLEKRIVTLKAQLGLSRVTAPISGTIELVRQKAGEMGAPGVPIVQIVNLGNLKIAAKIADSYVGTVKQGDEISIKFPDLNKELKARISLVSKMVNPLTRTFDIEARIPNAGGELKPNLLAVININDTSKKNAIVISENIIQKTEKGNLVYVAVEENGKKVARARQITIGLTYNGQAEITDGLKAGDSLITQGFQDLVDGTAISF
- a CDS encoding TolC family protein, with product MIRLRKIYVGLFLLTSWAVQAQSYSLKQAVDYAITHQVQVKNSQIDLQNAGAKINEIKAMGLPQVNGSVALTNNIVLQRAFIPAKLFNPAAADGELIAAKFGVDNSGFASVGLSQLVFDGSYLLGLKASTVYKDLAVKSVTQSKQQVAENVTKAYYGILVNEKRQSLLALNVARLDTLLKETRELNKQGFVEKIDVQRLDVQANNLRTELENVNRLQELSYALLKFQMGFPMEEPIRLSESLEKVELATFNTNAAGDFNYANRIEYSILQTQENLAELDLKSIKAGYLPRLVLNANYGYNAGANAFSDLVTKQWFDNAAITVALQIPIFDGFSKKYKAVQSANNLQKVRQSYSLLKSSIDLQRSQASITMKNALESMKEQKANLDLANEISRVTRVKYQQGVGSNLEVLNAESSIKESQANYFTALYNALVAKVELEKANGTLYID
- a CDS encoding TetR/AcrR family transcriptional regulator, yielding MKSRILEKGTELFFRYGVKTVTMDAIASELGISKKTIYQHFPDKDSMVYEVVKSFVEQDMKKWEELDKLYSNVIEKMFKSFEMVKDMLVQMNPRLLFEIQKFFPTAFQLFKNHGEKYINENLIADFKKGAQFGYFRNDIDFELLARLRMAEVDLAFNPDFYPNNKLSLYDTQLTLMDIFMRGILTEKGLTLYTSYQNNLN
- a CDS encoding cupin domain-containing protein, yielding MKFSASTPATEVFAQVEAYILSQGYTIIDKDHNRPWGGFFVLDETQAAKFAAQYFPQLSMDAIQITQKLSPKFLVVAPEKRLSWQYHFRRAEVWTVNSGPVGVVISETDEQSAPGVYQEGELITLPTGMRHRLVGLDNWGVVTEIWQHTDVEHPSDESDIVRLQDDFGR